The following proteins come from a genomic window of Oceanimonas doudoroffii:
- the lpxD gene encoding UDP-3-O-(3-hydroxymyristoyl)glucosamine N-acyltransferase, whose protein sequence is MSVTLQQLAQALGAELHGDAAEPILKVNTLEKAGPGDIAFLTDGKYRHLLKSTQATAVILRAEDKGESPVPCLVMKDPYLGFALAAQALDTTPAPAVDIHPTAVVADDVTLGEGVAIGANAVIESGVVLESGVIVGPGSFVGKNTRLGARTRLWANVTIYHGVTMGTDCLVQSGTVIGADGFGYANNKGEWVKIPQLGGVVIGNRVEIGACTTIDRGALDDTRIADNVIIDNQCQIAHNVEIGYGTAMAGGTIMAGSLKVGKYCIIGGASVFNGHMEICDGVTITGMAMVMRPITEPGIYSSGIPLQPNKEWRKTAARVMRIDDMHKRLSQLEKKLNNKD, encoded by the coding sequence ATGAGCGTAACACTGCAACAACTGGCCCAGGCACTGGGCGCCGAGCTGCACGGCGATGCGGCTGAGCCCATTCTCAAGGTCAACACCCTGGAAAAGGCCGGCCCCGGCGACATCGCCTTTCTCACCGACGGCAAATACCGCCACCTGCTAAAGAGTACGCAGGCCACGGCCGTTATTCTGCGGGCAGAAGACAAGGGCGAAAGCCCGGTGCCCTGTCTGGTGATGAAGGATCCCTACCTCGGCTTTGCCCTGGCGGCCCAGGCCCTTGACACCACACCGGCTCCGGCGGTGGACATTCATCCCACTGCCGTGGTGGCGGACGACGTCACCCTGGGCGAGGGCGTGGCCATCGGCGCCAATGCGGTGATCGAGTCCGGCGTGGTGCTTGAAAGCGGCGTTATCGTCGGTCCCGGCAGCTTCGTGGGCAAAAATACGCGCCTGGGTGCCCGCACCCGGTTGTGGGCCAACGTCACCATCTACCACGGTGTGACCATGGGGACCGACTGCCTGGTGCAGTCGGGCACGGTGATCGGCGCCGACGGCTTCGGTTATGCCAACAACAAAGGGGAGTGGGTCAAGATTCCGCAGCTCGGCGGCGTGGTCATCGGTAACCGGGTGGAAATCGGCGCCTGTACTACCATAGACAGGGGGGCTCTGGACGACACCCGCATCGCCGACAACGTGATCATCGACAACCAGTGCCAGATCGCCCACAACGTGGAAATCGGCTACGGCACCGCCATGGCGGGAGGCACCATCATGGCCGGTAGTCTCAAGGTCGGTAAATATTGTATTATTGGCGGCGCCTCGGTGTTCAACGGCCACATGGAGATCTGTGACGGCGTCACCATTACCGGCATGGCCATGGTGATGCGACCCATTACCGAGCCCGGCATCTATTCCTCCGGTATTCCGCTGCAACCGAACAAGGAATGGCGCAAAACGGCGGCGCGCGTGATGCGCATCGACGACATGCACAAGCGGCTGAGCCAGCTTGAGAAAAAATTAAACAACAAAGATTAA
- the lpxA gene encoding acyl-ACP--UDP-N-acetylglucosamine O-acyltransferase produces the protein MSEQGAVIHETAIVHPSAVIGKGVEIGPWTLVGPDVEIGDDCWIGPHVVIKGPTRIGKRNRIFQFASIGEDCQDKKYAGEHTVLEIGDDNVIRESCTFHRGTSQDESLTTVGSRNLFMVNVHVAHDCRIGSDCIFANNATLAGHVHIGDHVIFGGHAAIHQFGRVGSHAFIAGCAALNKDVPPYVMAAGLYAKPFGINSEGLRRRGFSKEAISAIKQAYKEIFRSGKTVEEVLPALQALSDKQPEVAIMVDFLKANERGIIRA, from the coding sequence GTGAGTGAACAAGGTGCAGTGATCCATGAAACCGCCATCGTCCACCCCAGCGCCGTTATCGGCAAGGGCGTGGAGATTGGCCCCTGGACCCTGGTTGGTCCCGACGTGGAAATTGGTGACGACTGCTGGATTGGCCCCCATGTGGTGATCAAGGGGCCCACCCGCATCGGCAAGCGCAACCGTATTTTCCAGTTTGCCTCCATCGGTGAAGACTGCCAGGACAAGAAGTACGCCGGCGAGCACACCGTGCTGGAAATTGGCGACGACAACGTTATTCGTGAATCCTGCACCTTTCACCGGGGCACGTCTCAGGATGAAAGCCTCACCACAGTGGGCAGCCGCAACCTGTTTATGGTGAACGTGCATGTGGCCCACGACTGCCGCATTGGCAGCGATTGCATTTTTGCCAACAACGCCACTCTGGCGGGGCATGTGCACATCGGTGACCACGTCATCTTTGGTGGTCATGCCGCCATTCACCAGTTTGGCCGGGTTGGCAGCCACGCCTTTATCGCCGGCTGCGCCGCGCTCAATAAAGATGTGCCGCCCTATGTGATGGCCGCCGGGCTCTACGCCAAGCCCTTTGGCATTAACTCCGAAGGCCTGCGCCGCCGGGGCTTCAGCAAGGAAGCCATCTCCGCCATCAAGCAGGCCTACAAGGAAATCTTCCGCAGCGGCAAGACCGTGGAGGAAGTGCTTCCGGCCCTGCAGGCGCTAAGTGACAAGCAGCCGGAAGTGGCCATCATGGTCGACTTCCTCAAGGCCAACGAGCGCGGGATTATTCGTGCCTGA
- a CDS encoding OmpH family outer membrane protein translates to MNKLFKLAGALALVLTATLAQAQGKIAVVDTGEVFQKMPQREVVRNQLKNEFASRVKEVQQLEEQGRSFVEKQQKDMAFMNDQQKAEAQKKLNDMQANFVQKARALEQDRARRENEERQKMLSRIKVAIDDITKAQGLDLVLERGAVIYMVPSLDITQQVISRVSK, encoded by the coding sequence ATGAACAAACTGTTTAAACTGGCCGGCGCCCTGGCGCTGGTGCTGACTGCCACTCTGGCCCAGGCGCAGGGCAAGATCGCCGTGGTGGATACCGGCGAGGTATTTCAGAAAATGCCCCAACGCGAGGTGGTACGTAACCAGCTGAAAAACGAGTTCGCCTCTCGCGTGAAGGAAGTACAGCAGCTGGAAGAGCAGGGCCGCAGCTTTGTGGAAAAACAGCAAAAAGACATGGCCTTTATGAACGACCAGCAAAAGGCCGAGGCCCAGAAAAAACTTAATGATATGCAGGCCAACTTCGTGCAAAAGGCCCGGGCGCTGGAGCAGGATCGGGCCCGCCGCGAAAACGAAGAACGCCAGAAAATGCTGTCGCGCATCAAGGTCGCGATAGATGACATCACCAAGGCGCAGGGTCTGGACCTGGTACTGGAGCGGGGAGCCGTCATTTACATGGTACCTTCCCTCGACATCACCCAGCAGGTGATCAGCCGCGTCAGCAAGTAA
- the lpxB gene encoding lipid-A-disaccharide synthase — protein MPEAPLRIGIVAGEVSGDTLGAGLIRELRRRHPDAIIEGIAGPQMQAEGCKALFDMEELAVMGVVEVLGRLPRILQIRKQIIRHFIANPPDVFVGIDAPDFNIGVEHKLKQTGIATVHYVSPSVWAWRQNRIHKVKAATDLVLAFLPFEKAFYDRFDAPCRFIGHTLADKMPLLPDTRGARERLGLDVNGRYLALLPGSRHAEVTLLAPVYLEACKQLKVRHPELQFVVPLVSEKRRQEFLAIKERVAPGLDITLIEGQGREVMTAADVVLLASGTATLEAMLAKKPMVVGYKLKDFSYWLAQRLVKTEHVSLPNLLADQTLVSELIQHECTPCHIVDEIGKLLDNDTSELVAHFTQLHKRIRCNADEQAALAVLELATRKP, from the coding sequence GTGCCTGAGGCGCCGCTGCGTATTGGCATCGTCGCCGGTGAAGTCTCCGGCGACACCCTTGGCGCAGGACTCATTCGCGAGCTGCGCCGCCGCCATCCCGATGCCATCATTGAAGGCATAGCCGGCCCGCAGATGCAGGCCGAGGGCTGTAAGGCCCTGTTCGACATGGAAGAGCTGGCGGTAATGGGCGTGGTGGAAGTGCTGGGCCGGCTGCCGCGCATTCTGCAAATTCGCAAGCAGATCATTCGGCATTTCATTGCCAACCCACCCGATGTGTTCGTGGGCATCGATGCCCCCGATTTCAACATCGGTGTGGAGCACAAACTCAAGCAAACGGGCATTGCCACCGTGCACTACGTCAGCCCCTCGGTCTGGGCCTGGCGGCAGAACCGCATTCACAAGGTCAAGGCCGCCACCGATCTGGTGCTGGCCTTTCTGCCCTTTGAAAAGGCGTTTTACGACCGCTTTGATGCCCCCTGTCGTTTTATCGGCCATACCCTGGCGGATAAAATGCCGCTGCTGCCCGACACTCGGGGTGCCCGGGAACGCCTGGGCCTGGATGTGAATGGTCGCTATCTGGCGCTGCTGCCCGGCAGCCGCCACGCCGAGGTGACCCTGCTGGCCCCGGTGTACCTGGAGGCCTGCAAGCAGCTCAAGGTGCGCCACCCCGAGCTTCAATTTGTGGTGCCCCTGGTCAGCGAAAAGCGCCGCCAGGAGTTTCTCGCCATCAAGGAGCGAGTAGCGCCCGGGCTCGATATTACCCTGATTGAAGGGCAAGGTCGCGAGGTGATGACCGCCGCCGATGTGGTGCTGTTGGCATCCGGCACCGCCACCCTGGAAGCCATGCTGGCCAAAAAGCCCATGGTTGTGGGCTATAAACTGAAAGACTTCAGTTACTGGCTGGCCCAGCGGCTGGTGAAAACCGAGCATGTGTCGCTGCCCAACCTGCTGGCGGATCAGACCCTGGTGAGCGAGCTGATTCAGCACGAATGCACCCCCTGCCATATCGTGGACGAAATCGGCAAGCTGCTTGATAACGACACCAGTGAGCTGGTGGCCCACTTTACCCAACTGCACAAACGTATTCGTTGCAATGCCGACGAACAGGCCGCCCTGGCGGTGCTGGAGCTGGCAACCAGAAAACCATGA
- the bamA gene encoding outer membrane protein assembly factor BamA, whose amino-acid sequence MAKTRAITNTLAASCLLGASMLAQAQGGISPFVVEDIQVKGLQRVTLGAALLSLPVRVGEEVDQAQLAEAIRSLYASGNFEQVQLLRDGDVLVVQVTERPTIAGISFSGNKEIKEEQLRESLEGAGVRVGEPLDRTTLSELEKGLEDFYYGVGKYSANVKAVLTPLPRNRVDLKFEFVEGEAAEIKQINIVGNRAFSEEQLLDQLELSDDVPWWNILGDQRYQKQKLAGDIETLRSFYRDRGYLKADVTSTQVSMSPDKQGVYITLNVTEGEQYTVSGVSLRGNMIDRQRELNELVPIEKGDLYSAGDVAHMEELLSRFLGRFGYAYPRINTFPQIDEAAKKVELVVNIEPGNRVYVRRINFSGNEITKDEVLRREMRQVEGTWLSSENVEQSRTRLNRLGYFENVEVETRRIPGEDDLVDLDVKVKEQPAGSINFGVGFGTDSGFSIQAGLQQDNFLGTGNRVGINSQMNDYSKNVSLDFTDPYFTVDGVSLGGRVYYRSFEPDDDFGSIDYESTTYGVRGLTGFPIDEDNSLNFSLGYEHNTLSQPSDPSLQLQDFWADNGVNDDEDVAFDDFDITAGWTRNTLNRGMFPTAGSRQSVSAKVTVPGSDLQYYKLSFDDGHYFPLDRKHNWVLHGKFRAAYGNGYGSTGRLPFFENYYAGGFSTLRGFKSNSVGPRAVYDENGTLSTDGSAIGGNALLAGSLELIVPTPFAGEDLQRSLRTSLFMDVGTVWDTEYDASRFAGCTSGCYDFGDPGEYRASAGVSMQWLSPLGPLVFSLATPITEVEGDETEVFNFNIGRTF is encoded by the coding sequence ATGGCAAAAACAAGGGCTATAACCAATACGCTCGCCGCGTCCTGCCTGCTGGGAGCCAGCATGCTGGCTCAGGCACAGGGCGGCATCTCCCCCTTTGTGGTAGAAGACATTCAGGTCAAGGGCCTGCAACGGGTCACCCTGGGGGCCGCGCTGCTCAGTCTGCCGGTACGGGTGGGCGAAGAAGTGGATCAGGCCCAGCTGGCCGAGGCCATTCGCAGCCTCTATGCCTCCGGCAACTTTGAACAGGTGCAACTGCTGCGGGACGGCGACGTGCTGGTGGTGCAGGTGACCGAGCGTCCCACCATTGCCGGCATCAGCTTCAGCGGCAATAAGGAGATCAAAGAAGAGCAACTGCGGGAAAGCCTGGAAGGTGCCGGCGTGCGAGTGGGTGAGCCCCTGGACCGCACCACCCTGAGCGAGCTGGAAAAAGGCCTGGAAGACTTTTATTACGGCGTGGGCAAATACTCCGCCAACGTCAAGGCGGTGCTGACGCCGCTGCCTCGTAACCGGGTGGACCTCAAGTTTGAATTCGTGGAAGGCGAGGCCGCCGAAATCAAGCAGATCAACATTGTCGGCAACCGCGCCTTCAGCGAAGAGCAACTGCTGGATCAGCTGGAGCTGTCCGATGACGTACCCTGGTGGAACATTCTGGGCGACCAGCGTTACCAGAAACAGAAGCTGGCCGGTGACATAGAAACCCTGCGCTCCTTTTACCGCGACCGGGGTTACCTCAAGGCCGACGTGACATCCACTCAGGTGTCCATGTCACCCGACAAGCAGGGTGTCTACATCACCCTTAACGTCACCGAAGGGGAGCAGTACACCGTCTCCGGCGTCAGCCTGCGCGGCAACATGATCGACCGCCAGCGGGAGCTCAATGAACTGGTGCCCATCGAGAAAGGCGACCTCTACTCCGCCGGCGACGTCGCCCATATGGAAGAGCTGCTGTCGCGGTTTCTCGGCCGCTTTGGCTACGCCTATCCGCGTATCAACACCTTTCCGCAGATCGACGAAGCCGCCAAAAAGGTGGAGCTGGTGGTCAACATCGAGCCGGGCAACCGGGTCTATGTGCGCCGTATTAACTTCAGCGGCAACGAAATCACCAAGGACGAGGTGCTGCGCCGGGAAATGCGTCAGGTGGAAGGCACCTGGTTGTCGAGCGAGAACGTCGAGCAGTCCCGTACCCGTCTGAATCGGCTGGGTTACTTTGAAAACGTCGAGGTGGAAACCCGTCGTATTCCCGGTGAAGACGATCTGGTTGACCTGGACGTCAAGGTCAAGGAGCAGCCCGCCGGCTCCATTAACTTTGGGGTGGGCTTTGGTACCGACTCCGGCTTCAGCATTCAGGCCGGACTGCAGCAGGACAACTTCCTCGGCACCGGCAACCGGGTGGGTATCAACTCCCAGATGAACGATTACTCCAAGAACGTGTCGCTGGACTTTACCGACCCCTACTTCACCGTGGATGGTGTCAGCCTGGGTGGCCGGGTCTACTACCGCTCGTTTGAGCCCGATGACGATTTCGGCTCTATCGATTATGAGAGTACCACCTATGGTGTGCGTGGCCTGACCGGCTTTCCCATCGATGAGGACAACAGCCTTAACTTCAGCCTAGGCTATGAGCACAATACCCTGAGCCAGCCGAGCGATCCTTCGCTGCAGCTGCAGGACTTCTGGGCCGACAATGGCGTGAACGACGATGAAGATGTCGCCTTTGACGACTTTGACATTACCGCCGGTTGGACCCGTAACACCCTTAACCGGGGCATGTTCCCCACCGCCGGCAGTCGCCAGAGCGTCAGCGCCAAGGTCACTGTGCCCGGCTCGGACCTGCAGTATTACAAGCTGAGCTTTGACGACGGCCATTATTTCCCGCTGGATCGCAAGCACAACTGGGTGCTGCACGGCAAGTTCCGCGCCGCCTACGGTAACGGCTACGGCAGTACCGGCCGGCTACCGTTCTTTGAAAACTACTACGCAGGCGGCTTTAGCACCCTGCGCGGCTTCAAGAGCAACTCGGTGGGCCCGCGTGCCGTCTATGACGAAAACGGCACCCTGAGCACCGATGGCAGCGCCATTGGCGGTAACGCCCTGCTGGCCGGTTCTCTCGAGCTGATTGTGCCCACGCCCTTTGCCGGTGAAGACCTGCAACGCTCTTTGCGTACCAGCCTGTTTATGGACGTGGGCACGGTATGGGACACCGAATACGATGCGTCACGGTTCGCCGGTTGCACCTCCGGGTGTTATGACTTCGGCGATCCGGGCGAGTATCGTGCTTCGGCCGGCGTCAGCATGCAGTGGCTGTCGCCGCTTGGCCCGCTGGTGTTCTCCCTGGCCACCCCGATCACCGAGGTGGAAGGGGATGAAACTGAGGTGTTCAACTTCAATATCGGCCGTACGTTTTAA
- the fabZ gene encoding 3-hydroxyacyl-ACP dehydratase FabZ, whose product MSNELNQLDIQEILELLPHRYPFLMVDKVAHYEISPERKTLRGIKNVSFNEPMFTGHFPNKPVFPGVLILEAMAQATGILAFKMVGKPKPNELYYFASIDNARFKRPVVPGDQLVLDVVYLKERRGIAKFTGVASVDGEVVCTAELMCAKREG is encoded by the coding sequence TTGAGTAACGAACTGAATCAGTTGGACATCCAGGAAATTCTGGAACTGTTGCCGCACCGCTATCCTTTTCTGATGGTCGACAAGGTGGCCCACTACGAAATCAGCCCTGAGCGCAAGACGCTGCGCGGCATCAAGAACGTGTCGTTCAACGAGCCCATGTTCACCGGCCACTTTCCCAACAAGCCGGTGTTTCCCGGTGTGCTGATCCTGGAAGCCATGGCCCAGGCCACCGGCATTCTGGCATTCAAGATGGTGGGCAAGCCCAAGCCCAATGAGCTGTATTACTTTGCTTCCATCGACAACGCCCGTTTTAAGCGCCCCGTGGTACCGGGAGATCAACTGGTGCTGGACGTGGTTTATCTGAAAGAACGCAGAGGCATTGCCAAGTTTACCGGTGTTGCCAGCGTTGACGGCGAAGTAGTGTGCACCGCCGAGCTGATGTGTGCCAAACGCGAGGGTTGA
- the rseP gene encoding sigma E protease regulator RseP, giving the protein MIGILWNLGAFIVALGILVAVHEYGHFWVARRNGVRVERFSIGFGKPIWRKTGRDGTEYVVAMIPLGGYVKMLDGRVDEVPAELADQAFDQKSVWTRMAIVVAGPMANFLFAVFAFWLMFMIGVPSVKPVLRDVTAESPAAMAGLQPGMQITAIDGNDVLTWEDVNFALIGRIGAEQLIMQVQDADGRNQSLTVPLSSWQFDPDSESPISALGLRPEGATPTLALEQVLAGGAGEQAGLLPGDTLYSANGEKLADWDQFVALVQSSPGIPVELVVQRGGQSLDLTLTPALRETDDRAIGYVGLAPSVTPVDERYRFELSYGPVKALWAGMDRTWELTVLTFNMIGKLLTGIVSVDNLSGPISIAKGAGASAGFGLVYFLSFMALVSVNLGIINLLPLPVLDGGHLLFYLVEAVTGRPVPERVQELGFRIGAALLILLMGLALFNDIGRL; this is encoded by the coding sequence ATGATCGGCATATTGTGGAACCTGGGCGCCTTTATCGTCGCCCTTGGCATACTGGTGGCGGTACACGAATACGGCCATTTCTGGGTGGCCCGGCGCAATGGCGTGCGGGTCGAGCGCTTTTCCATCGGCTTTGGCAAACCCATCTGGCGCAAGACCGGCCGTGACGGCACCGAATATGTGGTGGCCATGATCCCCCTGGGCGGTTACGTCAAAATGCTCGACGGCAGGGTGGACGAGGTGCCCGCCGAGCTGGCGGATCAGGCTTTTGATCAGAAGTCGGTATGGACGCGCATGGCCATTGTCGTGGCCGGGCCCATGGCCAACTTTCTGTTTGCGGTGTTCGCCTTCTGGCTGATGTTCATGATCGGCGTGCCCTCGGTCAAGCCGGTGCTGCGGGATGTGACCGCCGAGTCGCCGGCGGCCATGGCCGGCCTGCAGCCGGGCATGCAGATCACCGCCATCGATGGCAACGACGTGCTTACCTGGGAAGATGTCAACTTTGCCCTGATCGGCCGTATTGGTGCCGAGCAACTGATCATGCAGGTACAGGATGCCGACGGTCGCAACCAAAGCCTGACGGTGCCGCTGAGCAGCTGGCAGTTCGACCCCGACAGTGAATCGCCCATTTCCGCCCTGGGCCTTCGGCCCGAGGGGGCGACTCCTACCCTGGCCCTGGAGCAGGTGCTGGCGGGGGGCGCCGGCGAACAGGCGGGGCTGCTGCCCGGCGACACCCTGTACAGCGCCAATGGCGAAAAACTCGCCGACTGGGATCAGTTTGTGGCCCTGGTGCAGTCCTCGCCCGGTATTCCGGTGGAACTTGTGGTACAGCGGGGCGGTCAGAGCCTGGACCTGACGCTGACCCCGGCGTTGCGTGAGACCGACGACAGGGCCATTGGCTATGTCGGACTGGCGCCGTCGGTCACCCCGGTGGACGAACGCTACCGTTTCGAGCTGAGCTACGGGCCGGTCAAGGCATTGTGGGCGGGCATGGATCGCACCTGGGAACTGACGGTGCTGACTTTTAACATGATTGGCAAACTGCTGACCGGCATCGTCTCCGTCGACAACCTGAGCGGGCCCATCTCCATCGCCAAGGGCGCCGGTGCCAGCGCCGGGTTCGGCCTGGTGTATTTTCTCAGCTTTATGGCGCTGGTCAGCGTCAACCTGGGCATCATCAACCTGCTGCCCCTGCCGGTGCTCGACGGCGGCCACCTGCTGTTTTACCTGGTAGAAGCGGTGACCGGCCGGCCGGTGCCGGAGCGCGTGCAGGAACTGGGTTTTCGAATAGGAGCGGCCCTGCTGATATTGCTGATGGGGCTGGCACTGTTTAATGACATTGGTCGCCTGTAA